The proteins below come from a single Chitinophaga pinensis DSM 2588 genomic window:
- a CDS encoding M23 family metallopeptidase yields MKLLLSAAAALLCMQTFAQDPQQEEKESPELLYKAIQKPTLAIPQGADGDEISNKPAVSRFRTITPSRKIVAQKQVIFTEADAPGIAMFRSGSCAPPVVEDGLDPVYSGVKAHMPLYLPYKSGSVGIWQGFYYSWDNDNNGAKDPHRAIDYGKSSVASNEDPTFGVYAIAPGKVIDVYWSNGGGNIVIIEHTAPDGFKYRSRYLHLRNGYDNDRGLAKNSPTAKYKSFATSGTSSNLCWGTNSQTIKVKKNDIVQAGQFIAYSGNTGSGGIGVILNDDGTLKNADTKSFNVHLHFEVSVLDTRTGHSGEWVNVDPYGTYNHSSVSCYDLGAVTPYERLFAPFYPSFHNVPLDLVNKYWAYYTGMGMALQTVSVDRNGSSLYAAGSFQWGLSTAWYARFYMTGSTYQTYFNTYNAQGMRPRQISVTKDGSGNPRFSVIWEKNPGGQAAYSVHNADDATFDNAWKTYVTTKKWHVQEHVDYTVNGKRLHAAVFVNKPNDNGFYLYYGMNSTDFNNKFNELYPNWELKSICVNGSKVGGVWRPKKNNYAAYYGMSSSDYQSKFNQFSSQGLRLLKVQNYDDNARFSAVWGK; encoded by the coding sequence ATGAAACTTTTACTTTCTGCGGCAGCTGCATTGTTATGTATGCAGACATTTGCGCAGGATCCACAACAAGAAGAGAAGGAATCGCCTGAACTTTTGTATAAGGCTATTCAGAAACCAACCTTAGCTATTCCGCAGGGAGCTGATGGAGATGAGATCAGTAATAAACCTGCGGTCAGCCGATTCAGAACGATCACTCCTTCGAGAAAGATAGTCGCTCAAAAGCAGGTGATCTTTACAGAAGCAGACGCTCCCGGCATTGCCATGTTTCGTAGTGGCAGCTGCGCGCCTCCCGTAGTAGAAGACGGCCTGGACCCTGTATACAGTGGTGTAAAAGCACATATGCCTTTATACCTGCCTTACAAAAGCGGCAGCGTAGGTATCTGGCAAGGCTTTTATTACAGCTGGGACAACGACAATAACGGCGCTAAAGACCCTCATCGTGCGATTGACTATGGCAAGTCATCCGTAGCGTCTAATGAGGATCCGACTTTTGGTGTTTACGCCATTGCACCTGGTAAGGTAATAGACGTTTATTGGTCTAATGGCGGTGGTAATATAGTTATCATCGAGCACACTGCTCCTGACGGATTCAAATATCGCAGCCGCTATCTCCATTTACGTAACGGCTATGACAATGACCGTGGATTAGCCAAAAACTCTCCGACCGCCAAATACAAATCCTTTGCTACCAGTGGTACCAGCAGCAACCTGTGCTGGGGTACCAATAGCCAGACCATCAAGGTAAAGAAGAACGATATCGTACAAGCCGGACAGTTCATTGCCTATTCCGGCAATACCGGCTCAGGAGGTATTGGTGTCATTCTTAATGATGACGGTACATTGAAAAACGCAGATACCAAATCCTTCAATGTACACCTGCACTTCGAAGTAAGCGTACTGGATACCCGTACCGGCCATAGCGGCGAATGGGTAAATGTTGACCCATATGGCACTTACAACCACAGCAGTGTAAGTTGTTATGACCTGGGAGCGGTTACTCCTTATGAGCGCCTTTTTGCGCCTTTCTATCCTAGCTTCCATAATGTACCGCTGGACCTGGTAAATAAGTACTGGGCATATTATACCGGTATGGGTATGGCATTACAGACTGTCAGCGTAGACCGTAATGGTAGTTCACTATATGCAGCAGGTTCTTTCCAGTGGGGACTGTCAACAGCATGGTATGCCCGTTTTTATATGACTGGCTCTACCTACCAGACCTACTTCAATACCTATAATGCACAAGGTATGCGTCCACGTCAGATATCTGTGACCAAAGACGGCAGTGGTAACCCGCGCTTCTCTGTAATATGGGAAAAGAATCCTGGCGGACAGGCAGCCTATTCTGTGCACAATGCAGATGATGCAACTTTTGACAATGCCTGGAAGACATATGTTACTACTAAAAAGTGGCATGTGCAGGAACACGTTGACTATACTGTAAACGGGAAAAGGCTTCATGCGGCAGTATTTGTTAACAAGCCAAATGACAATGGGTTTTACCTGTACTATGGTATGAATTCCACCGATTTCAACAACAAGTTCAACGAACTGTATCCAAACTGGGAACTGAAAAGTATCTGTGTGAATGGCAGTAAAGTAGGAGGGGTATGGCGTCCTAAAAAGAACAACTATGCCGCCTACTATGGTATGTCATCATCAGATTACCAGTCAAAATTCAATCAGTTTTCTTCACAGGGTCTGCGTCTGTTGAAAGTCCAGAACTATGACGATAATGCACGTTTCAGTGCAGTATGGGGAAAATAA
- a CDS encoding helix-turn-helix domain-containing protein, with amino-acid sequence MKKENIPFHIATIIQQAELTGISAPLHPLISIFRLEHVPVKEIGETMRFTTGFYSIALKHGCPCKLKYGQTSYDFNQGVLSFFAPNQVHTLEAGDAIAPAGWCMNIHPDFIRNTSLDAKMKQYHFFQYAINEALILSEQEEAMIKAILQGIAQEYQQPIDRFSQDIIINQLELLLNYSNRFYNRQFITRKPAYNDILEKVERVLNTYFEHDKTATEGLPTVSYLAGQLHMSSKYLSDTLRQLTGQSAQQHIHDCLIEKAKEVLAGTRLSIGEIAYQLGFAYPQAFNKLFRNKTAMSPMEYRQLFN; translated from the coding sequence ATGAAAAAAGAGAACATACCGTTTCATATCGCTACTATCATACAACAAGCGGAACTGACAGGTATAAGTGCTCCCTTGCATCCGCTGATATCGATTTTCAGATTAGAACATGTACCTGTTAAGGAGATAGGAGAGACGATGCGGTTTACCACCGGATTTTACTCTATTGCGCTGAAACATGGCTGTCCTTGTAAGTTAAAATATGGTCAGACAAGCTATGATTTTAATCAGGGCGTCTTATCCTTCTTTGCACCCAATCAGGTACATACGCTGGAAGCAGGTGATGCCATCGCGCCTGCAGGCTGGTGTATGAATATACATCCGGACTTTATCCGGAATACGTCACTGGATGCAAAGATGAAACAGTATCATTTCTTTCAGTACGCGATAAACGAGGCATTGATCCTGTCAGAACAGGAAGAAGCGATGATCAAAGCTATTTTGCAGGGTATTGCACAGGAATACCAACAGCCTATCGATCGTTTCAGTCAGGATATTATTATTAATCAGTTGGAGCTGCTACTCAATTATAGCAATCGTTTTTACAACAGGCAGTTTATTACGCGTAAACCTGCATACAATGATATACTTGAAAAAGTAGAACGGGTATTGAATACATATTTTGAGCATGACAAGACAGCTACTGAAGGCTTACCTACTGTCAGTTATCTTGCAGGACAGCTGCATATGTCATCCAAGTATCTGAGTGATACACTGCGTCAGCTCACCGGACAAAGTGCGCAACAGCATATTCATGATTGTCTAATAGAGAAAGCCAAGGAAGTATTGGCAGGTACACGTCTTTCTATCGGAGAGATTGCCTACCAACTCGGGTTTGCCTATCCGCAGGCATTCAACAAACTATTCAGGAATAAAACTGCGATGTCTCCTATGGAATACAGACAGCTGTTTAACTGA
- a CDS encoding SDR family NAD(P)-dependent oxidoreductase encodes MTKVALITGASTGIGEAFARRLAAAGHHLMLVARNGEKLQALSQQLMAQHKVKVYYQSLDLSIADADQQLVAEVADKGLDVDLLINNAGIGSAGDFTYLPLAGELRMMQLNMQTLVALTHHYLIPMRIRKQGTVINVASMACFQPSPFMATYAASKAFVRSFTEAVAEENSPFNIQVMLLCPGATETSFFDNAQMKKDDRQTILGNTQLQTPEQVVTAALKGLQKGKRITISGSKNLLLMRIAYFFPNKMITRIFAKAFRPHFQQQASS; translated from the coding sequence ATGACGAAAGTAGCTTTGATAACAGGGGCATCCACAGGTATAGGAGAGGCCTTTGCCAGACGGTTAGCCGCCGCAGGACACCACCTTATGTTAGTTGCCCGTAACGGAGAGAAATTACAGGCTTTAAGCCAACAATTAATGGCTCAGCACAAGGTTAAGGTATATTATCAGTCCCTGGATCTATCGATTGCAGATGCAGATCAGCAGCTGGTCGCCGAGGTAGCTGATAAGGGACTGGATGTCGATCTGCTGATAAATAACGCGGGTATCGGCAGTGCAGGTGATTTCACTTATTTACCACTTGCCGGCGAGTTGCGCATGATGCAGTTGAATATGCAGACCCTGGTGGCACTGACCCATCATTACCTTATCCCGATGCGGATACGCAAACAGGGTACTGTTATAAACGTGGCTTCTATGGCATGTTTCCAACCATCGCCTTTTATGGCTACCTATGCTGCCTCTAAAGCATTCGTACGCTCTTTTACAGAAGCTGTTGCAGAAGAAAACAGCCCTTTCAATATACAGGTCATGTTGTTATGTCCTGGCGCTACAGAAACCAGTTTTTTTGACAATGCGCAGATGAAGAAAGATGACCGGCAAACCATTCTGGGCAATACTCAATTACAAACTCCTGAGCAAGTGGTAACGGCCGCCCTGAAGGGATTACAAAAAGGAAAGCGGATCACTATCTCCGGAAGTAAGAATCTGCTGCTCATGAGGATCGCTTACTTTTTTCCTAATAAAATGATCACCCGTATTTTTGCGAAGGCTTTCCGCCCACATTTCCAGCAACAGGCATCCTCTTAA
- a CDS encoding sugar phosphate isomerase/epimerase family protein, producing MSSRRIFMQQAGLIAAGLMINPSGIFSRGRENTVNRIGIQLYTLRDQLAKDVKGTIAKVAEIGYNHVETFYGYKAPDQKEQFWGLDPKGLKALLKEHKLLTHSGHYQLNDYLTRGNGNDEALKVQIDIAKELGQQYLVVPVPPIALWDKLTADDYKFIAEQLNKAGELAGKSDLKVGYHNHFWEFRNQPDVNTTGYEIMLKGTDPSLVAFELDLFWAIKAGMDPVRLFKEHPGRFAMWHVKDIDKAAQEKIAGGDNDKKTSMEILPKVKFAEVGTGAVKFKEIFDNASLAGVKYAFVEQDQISIDPFDSIKKSYGYVKSNLLRR from the coding sequence ATGAGCTCAAGAAGAATTTTTATGCAGCAGGCTGGCTTAATAGCAGCCGGATTGATGATCAATCCCTCAGGTATTTTCAGTCGAGGCAGAGAAAATACAGTGAACAGGATAGGAATTCAATTGTACACCCTGCGCGACCAGCTCGCGAAGGATGTTAAAGGTACCATCGCCAAAGTAGCGGAAATAGGCTACAACCACGTGGAAACCTTCTACGGTTACAAGGCGCCTGACCAGAAAGAGCAGTTCTGGGGCCTGGATCCCAAAGGACTGAAAGCCTTACTGAAAGAACATAAGCTGCTCACCCACAGCGGTCATTATCAGCTGAATGACTACCTGACCCGTGGCAATGGGAACGATGAAGCACTGAAAGTCCAGATTGATATTGCAAAGGAACTGGGACAACAATACCTGGTTGTACCTGTACCTCCGATAGCGTTGTGGGACAAACTGACTGCGGACGACTATAAATTCATCGCTGAACAACTGAATAAAGCAGGAGAACTGGCAGGAAAATCTGACCTGAAGGTGGGCTATCATAACCATTTCTGGGAATTCAGAAACCAACCTGACGTGAATACCACCGGTTATGAAATCATGCTGAAAGGTACTGATCCTTCTTTAGTAGCATTTGAACTGGATTTATTCTGGGCTATCAAGGCAGGCATGGACCCAGTAAGACTGTTTAAGGAACATCCTGGCCGTTTTGCGATGTGGCATGTGAAAGATATTGATAAGGCAGCCCAGGAAAAGATTGCGGGTGGCGACAATGATAAGAAAACGTCCATGGAGATACTGCCCAAAGTGAAATTTGCGGAAGTAGGTACCGGGGCTGTGAAGTTTAAGGAGATCTTTGACAATGCAAGCCTTGCCGGTGTTAAATACGCCTTTGTCGAGCAGGACCAGATCTCTATTGATCCATTTGATAGTATCAAAAAGAGCTATGGGTATGTAAAGAGCAATTTGCTGAGACGATAA